A portion of the Clostridium gelidum genome contains these proteins:
- a CDS encoding DUF1836 domain-containing protein — translation MARKFDSDYIKELAEELSKGSSISYEELPKYDLFLSQVIDYLNDKFVDEKFTNNIVQNYTKSEVITKPEDGKKRGYTKMHLIQLVLLSYMRPLLTTEEIKKVFRLAFNEINDRNDDILSWEETYKTFTQIQKESLDDYLITSLNHEDKLEEIIKKFDLKDKDQERIKVFLLVLSLIAEASVIKKLVQKIVKEYETE, via the coding sequence ATGGCGAGAAAATTTGATTCTGATTATATAAAAGAGTTGGCGGAAGAATTGTCTAAAGGAAGTTCAATTTCCTATGAAGAGCTTCCTAAATATGATTTGTTTCTATCTCAAGTTATAGATTATTTAAATGATAAGTTTGTTGATGAAAAATTTACTAACAATATAGTCCAAAATTATACCAAAAGTGAAGTTATAACAAAACCAGAGGATGGTAAAAAAAGAGGATATACTAAAATGCATTTAATACAGTTAGTATTGCTTAGTTATATGAGACCACTTTTAACAACAGAAGAAATTAAAAAAGTTTTCAGACTTGCTTTTAATGAAATTAATGATAGGAATGATGATATATTATCATGGGAAGAAACTTATAAAACATTTACACAGATACAAAAAGAAAGTTTAGATGACTATTTAATTACATCTTTAAACCACGAGGACAAATTAGAAGAAATAATAAAAAAATTTGATTTAAAAGACAAAGATCAAGAAAGAATAAAGGTTTTTTTATTAGTACTATCCTTAATAGCAGAAGCAAGTGTTATCAAAAAATTAGTCCAAAAAATAGTAAAAGAATATGAAACAGAGTAA
- a CDS encoding AbrB/MazE/SpoVT family DNA-binding domain-containing protein, translated as MKSTGVVRRVDELGRIVIPIELRRTLDIAEKDALEIYVDGEQIILKKYEPACIFCGDARDVINYRGKNICTKCLDQIKNNN; from the coding sequence ATGAAATCAACAGGTGTAGTTAGAAGAGTGGACGAGTTAGGAAGAATAGTTATTCCTATAGAACTTAGAAGAACTTTAGACATTGCTGAAAAGGATGCATTAGAAATCTATGTAGACGGAGAGCAAATTATATTAAAGAAGTATGAACCAGCTTGTATTTTCTGTGGAGATGCAAGAGATGTAATCAACTATAGAGGCAAAAATATTTGTACTAAGTGTTTAGATCAAATTAAAAACAACAACTAA
- the rsmI gene encoding 16S rRNA (cytidine(1402)-2'-O)-methyltransferase: MKNGKLYLVPTPIGNLKDITLRALETLKEADFIAAEDTRQTLKLLNHFEIKKPLISYHKFNEQSKSDKIIDLLMEGKNVALVSDAGTPGISDPGSVIVGRCIEKVIDFEVLPGATAITTALVYSGLDTTKFLFRGFLPRENKDRKIITDELLKSQETLIFYESPHRLIDTLTFLLETFGDRRIAICRELTKIYEEIYRDTLKQALLYFTQNKPRGEFVLVLEGKKLEDIKEEKKEAWINLSIEEHILKYINDGINKKEAIKLVAKERELPKSEVYKFSTDI; the protein is encoded by the coding sequence ATGAAAAATGGAAAATTATATTTAGTACCAACGCCTATTGGAAACCTAAAAGACATTACATTAAGGGCATTAGAAACATTAAAAGAGGCAGATTTTATAGCAGCAGAGGATACAAGGCAAACATTAAAATTATTAAATCATTTTGAGATAAAGAAACCTTTGATAAGTTATCACAAGTTTAATGAACAAAGCAAAAGTGATAAAATTATAGATTTACTTATGGAAGGAAAAAATGTTGCATTGGTATCAGATGCTGGAACACCAGGAATATCAGATCCAGGAAGTGTTATAGTTGGAAGATGTATAGAGAAAGTGATTGATTTTGAAGTGCTTCCAGGAGCAACAGCGATAACTACGGCGTTAGTCTACTCTGGATTAGATACAACAAAATTTTTATTTAGAGGTTTTTTACCTAGAGAAAATAAAGACCGAAAAATTATAACAGATGAACTTTTGAAAAGTCAAGAAACACTTATATTTTATGAATCACCTCATAGATTAATAGATACGTTGACGTTTTTATTAGAGACATTTGGAGACAGAAGAATTGCAATATGTAGAGAGCTGACTAAGATATACGAAGAAATATATAGAGATACTTTAAAACAAGCATTACTTTATTTTACACAGAATAAACCTAGAGGAGAATTTGTGCTTGTATTAGAAGGGAAAAAACTTGAAGATATAAAGGAAGAAAAAAAAGAAGCATGGATCAATCTATCTATTGAAGAACACATACTTAAATATATAAATGATGGTATAAATAAAAAAGAAGCAATAAAACTAGTAGCTAAAGAAAGAGAGCTACCTAAAAGTGAAGTGTATAAATTTTCAACTGATATATAG
- a CDS encoding tRNA1(Val) (adenine(37)-N6)-methyltransferase has translation MNDKLKYIKEDETIDDLQLKNLNLIQKKDGFKFGIDAVLLSDFACIKKKHKVMDLCTGTGIIPFLIYGKYEPESVCGLEIQEDMVDMAKRSVKLNLLEGKVSFLNEDLKNIEFLKKLEKFDVVTVNPPYKLNNAGIINPNDKLAIARHEILCNLEDVISASRVLLKDNGRLFMIHRPERLADIFTLMRKYKIEPKRVKMIHPKMGKAPNIVLVEGQRDGGSYLKWEAPLYVYDDNGKYTKEIDSIYWRA, from the coding sequence ATGAATGACAAATTAAAATACATAAAAGAAGATGAGACAATAGATGATTTGCAACTTAAAAATTTAAATTTAATTCAAAAAAAGGACGGATTCAAATTTGGAATAGATGCTGTTTTATTATCAGATTTTGCATGTATAAAAAAGAAACATAAAGTAATGGATTTGTGTACAGGAACAGGAATAATTCCTTTTTTAATATATGGTAAATATGAGCCTGAAAGTGTATGTGGATTAGAAATTCAAGAAGATATGGTAGATATGGCCAAGAGAAGTGTAAAATTAAATTTGTTAGAGGGAAAAGTCTCTTTTTTAAATGAAGATTTGAAGAACATAGAATTTTTAAAGAAGCTTGAAAAATTTGATGTTGTTACAGTAAATCCACCGTATAAGCTAAATAATGCAGGGATTATTAATCCTAATGATAAATTGGCTATAGCTAGGCATGAAATATTGTGCAACTTAGAAGATGTAATTTCTGCATCAAGGGTATTGCTAAAAGATAATGGAAGACTTTTTATGATACATAGACCTGAAAGATTAGCAGATATTTTTACTTTAATGAGAAAATATAAAATAGAACCTAAAAGAGTAAAAATGATACACCCTAAAATGGGGAAGGCACCAAATATTGTATTAGTTGAAGGGCAAAGAGATGGAGGATCATATTTGAAGTGGGAGGCTCCATTATATGTCTATGATGATAATGGAAAGTATACTAAGGAAATAGACTCAATATATTGGAGGGCATAA